Proteins found in one Pontibacter sp. SGAir0037 genomic segment:
- a CDS encoding AAA family ATPase, whose product MIFLTNKKFLGVRLSFFFSQTNINMGNSEHPHGGADDTEKTYSYILSLRGTLDTDEIVENSVVARNNMNWNIDEDEANSNRFDIFYFPEREYGGNERGLRNVGYAWYKQSQYRILGVKQDELGRERKSNGNALENLFFPNEVKELMLWVKSKEWYKEKNIPWKRGWLLYGPPGTGKTALAKPFAEDLDMPIYFFSLAQMSNNDLISSWQSMQLNIPCIALIEDIDNVFDKRKNICQNPLTFSRTLSGDHDDNDNNSGAMKTPLTFDTLLNCIDGVDKSDGIFTIITTNDITKIDSAIGVPKTLVDGTQVFVSSRPGRIDRAIELTYMKKENKIEMATKILGEFEDKLSEVLEHIKTDIEEPPAQFQEYCSQIALTSSPKMNTFKI is encoded by the coding sequence ATGATATTCTTAACCAATAAGAAATTTCTTGGTGTTCGACTCTCCTTCTTCTTTAGCCAGACCAACATCAATATGGGTAATTCTGAACACCCACATGGAGGAGCGGATGATACAGAGAAGACCTATTCCTATATTTTGAGCTTAAGAGGAACATTAGACACGGATGAAATTGTGGAGAACTCTGTGGTGGCTAGAAATAACATGAACTGGAATATTGATGAAGACGAAGCGAATTCGAATAGATTTGACATTTTCTACTTTCCTGAGAGGGAGTATGGAGGAAATGAAAGAGGGTTACGGAATGTCGGTTATGCCTGGTATAAACAAAGCCAATACAGGATACTAGGGGTTAAGCAAGATGAATTAGGTAGAGAAAGGAAAAGTAACGGAAATGCACTTGAAAATTTGTTTTTCCCCAATGAGGTGAAGGAACTTATGTTATGGGTGAAGAGCAAGGAATGGTATAAGGAGAAAAATATACCATGGAAACGGGGGTGGTTGCTGTATGGCCCACCCGGGACAGGTAAAACTGCTTTGGCCAAGCCTTTTGCCGAAGATCTGGATATGCCTATCTACTTTTTTTCTTTGGCCCAAATGTCGAACAATGATCTGATTAGCTCTTGGCAGAGTATGCAACTAAATATACCATGCATCGCCTTAATTGAAGATATTGACAATGTGTTTGATAAAAGGAAAAACATCTGTCAAAACCCTTTAACATTTTCAAGAACGCTTAGTGGCGACCATGACGATAACGACAACAACAGCGGAGCCATGAAGACGCCTCTCACCTTTGATACACTTCTGAATTGTATAGATGGTGTTGATAAATCAGATGGAATATTTACGATTATAACAACAAATGACATAACTAAAATTGATTCTGCTATTGGGGTTCCGAAGACTCTGGTAGATGGTACTCAGGTGTTTGTGTCTTCGAGGCCGGGTAGAATTGACAGAGCCATTGAGTTGACTTATATGAAGAAAGAAAACAAGATAGAAATGGCAACAAAAATTTTAGGTGAGTTTGAAGACAAGTTGAGCGAAGTTTTAGAGCACATTAAAACGGATATTGAGGAACCCCCCGCTCAGTTCCAAGAATATTGTTCACAAATAGCTTTGACCTCCTCCCCAAAAATGAACACCTTTAAAATATAG
- a CDS encoding sodium:proton antiporter — protein MELYYSFSVLIVLASLFAYVNHRFIRLPSTIGIMLMAIIVSILIRFAGKSIFPETADRLFTLISSLDFTEVLMGAMLNFLLFAGAIHVNVADLREQRLPVLTFSTISVILSTFAIGGILYGITPLFGIAMPFLYCLLFGALISPTDPIAVLGILKKANVGKSLETKITGESLFNDGVAVVLFAVLLQLTQTPDTQISLGSISWLLAKEALGGLLLGVLLGYTASKAMKGIDDYIVSVLITLSVVMGGYLIAHAMHISGPLTMVAAGLIIGNYGKKVAMSTLTKDYITKFWELLDEVLNAILFLFIGFELLLIPDFETYWILSVVAIAVVLAARFISIWIPSLLVPFNPKLSRGTLTVLVWGGLRGGVSIALVLSVTDPTYKELLLEMTYFVVVFSIVVQGLTVGKVSNRVLS, from the coding sequence ATGGAGTTATATTATTCATTTTCTGTACTGATCGTTCTTGCCTCCCTGTTTGCTTACGTCAACCACAGGTTTATCAGGCTACCATCTACTATTGGCATCATGCTGATGGCCATTATTGTCTCTATCCTCATCCGGTTTGCCGGCAAGAGTATTTTTCCGGAAACTGCCGACAGGTTGTTTACCCTTATATCGTCCCTGGACTTCACAGAGGTGCTCATGGGGGCCATGCTGAACTTCCTGCTCTTTGCCGGTGCTATTCATGTTAACGTTGCCGATCTCCGGGAGCAACGCCTGCCGGTGCTGACCTTTTCTACGATTAGTGTTATTCTGTCAACTTTCGCTATTGGAGGTATTTTATATGGGATAACGCCTTTGTTTGGGATTGCGATGCCCTTTCTGTATTGTTTGCTGTTCGGTGCCTTAATTTCTCCAACCGACCCGATTGCAGTATTGGGCATTCTTAAAAAAGCCAACGTGGGTAAGTCTCTGGAGACAAAGATTACCGGTGAGTCGCTCTTTAACGATGGTGTCGCTGTAGTGCTTTTTGCCGTGCTCCTGCAACTGACGCAAACCCCGGATACACAAATTTCGCTTGGCTCCATTTCGTGGCTTCTGGCAAAAGAGGCCCTGGGAGGCTTGTTGCTGGGTGTGCTTTTAGGTTATACGGCATCAAAGGCAATGAAAGGCATAGACGATTACATCGTCTCCGTTCTTATTACCCTGTCGGTTGTGATGGGCGGCTACCTTATTGCACATGCCATGCACATATCAGGCCCCCTGACCATGGTGGCTGCAGGGCTCATTATTGGTAATTATGGAAAGAAAGTGGCCATGTCGACGCTCACCAAAGACTATATAACCAAGTTTTGGGAACTGCTGGACGAGGTGCTGAATGCTATCCTGTTCCTGTTTATTGGTTTCGAGCTGCTGTTAATACCTGATTTTGAGACTTACTGGATTCTCTCGGTAGTGGCCATCGCCGTGGTACTCGCTGCCCGCTTTATCTCCATCTGGATTCCTTCGCTGCTGGTGCCCTTCAATCCCAAATTAAGCAGAGGTACCCTTACGGTGCTGGTATGGGGAGGTTTGCGCGGCGGTGTCTCTATTGCCTTGGTGCTATCTGTTACAGACCCTACCTACAAAGAGCTGCTCCTGGAGATGACTTACTTTGTGGTGGTATTTTCTATTGTAGTGCAGGGGTTAACCGTCGGGAAAGTATCGAACAGGGTTTTAAGCTGA
- a CDS encoding type II toxin-antitoxin system HigB family toxin, with translation MHVLSHKKLKEYCQSHAAAKQYLLSWYKTTEAAQWNSVNDMHADFPSAELIVDGKVVFNIKANDFRLVALVGFRSKKVFLLWFGSHAEYDKIKIEDL, from the coding sequence ATGCATGTTCTAAGTCATAAGAAACTCAAGGAATACTGTCAATCGCACGCTGCCGCGAAACAGTATCTATTATCGTGGTACAAGACCACCGAGGCGGCCCAATGGAACTCCGTAAACGACATGCACGCTGACTTTCCAAGCGCGGAGCTAATAGTCGATGGGAAAGTGGTGTTTAACATCAAGGCCAATGACTTCAGGCTGGTAGCATTGGTCGGGTTTAGAAGCAAGAAAGTGTTCCTGCTCTGGTTTGGAAGCCATGCGGAATACGACAAGATTAAAATAGAAGACCTTTAG
- a CDS encoding glycoside hydrolase family 125 protein translates to MDRRKFLQGSLLLGAGAMVSPLAFAASQDFPVVRVAASKRNFQSKAVEAAIKEFSKNVKDKELTWLFNNCFPSTLDTTVTHQVKNSRPDTYVITGDIDAMWLRDSSAQVWPYLLLVKKDEPLKQLIAGVINRQTSYVLKDPYANAFYDDPEKKGEWSTDKTDMKPGVHERKWEIDSLCYPIRLAYQYWKTTGDTKPFDAQWQQAIRKIYQTFREQQRKENLGPYHFQRETPFATDTLPMKGYGFPVKPVGLICSAFRPSDDATIYSFLIPSNFFAVVSLRQAAEMMEKIVKDNQTANDLKGLAAEVEKALKEHAVAEHPTHGKIYAFETDGFGNHYFMDDANVPSLLSLPYLGAVDASDPIYKNTRKFVLSESNPFYFKGSAAAGIGGPHVGQDMIWPMAITMRALTSQDQQEVRECIEVLKRTHAGTGFMHESFHKDDPKNFTRSWFAWANTLFGELLWKTYSENPKLLS, encoded by the coding sequence ATGGATAGGAGAAAATTCCTTCAGGGTTCATTGCTTTTAGGAGCCGGGGCTATGGTCAGTCCGCTTGCTTTTGCTGCTTCACAAGATTTTCCGGTGGTGCGTGTTGCGGCTTCGAAACGAAATTTTCAAAGCAAGGCTGTAGAAGCCGCTATTAAGGAATTTAGCAAAAATGTAAAAGATAAAGAGCTTACCTGGTTATTTAACAACTGCTTCCCAAGCACGTTGGATACCACTGTTACGCACCAGGTAAAAAACAGCCGGCCCGATACCTATGTAATTACAGGTGATATAGATGCTATGTGGCTGCGTGACAGTTCAGCTCAAGTGTGGCCATACCTCTTGCTTGTAAAGAAAGATGAGCCGCTAAAGCAGTTAATTGCCGGTGTTATTAACAGGCAAACCAGTTATGTTCTGAAAGATCCGTATGCCAATGCTTTCTACGATGATCCTGAAAAGAAAGGAGAGTGGAGTACCGACAAAACGGATATGAAGCCAGGGGTGCACGAGCGTAAATGGGAAATCGATTCGCTGTGCTACCCGATCAGGCTTGCTTACCAGTATTGGAAGACTACAGGTGATACCAAACCTTTTGATGCGCAATGGCAACAGGCTATCCGTAAGATATACCAGACTTTTAGGGAGCAACAACGCAAAGAAAATTTAGGGCCATACCACTTCCAGCGCGAAACACCTTTTGCAACAGATACTCTCCCTATGAAGGGCTATGGTTTTCCGGTTAAACCCGTAGGCCTGATTTGTTCTGCTTTCAGGCCTAGCGATGATGCTACTATATATTCATTCCTGATTCCGTCCAATTTCTTTGCAGTAGTTAGTCTTCGACAGGCTGCCGAAATGATGGAAAAAATTGTTAAAGATAACCAAACTGCCAATGATCTTAAAGGCTTAGCTGCGGAAGTGGAGAAGGCACTGAAAGAGCATGCGGTGGCCGAGCATCCTACCCATGGAAAAATATACGCATTCGAAACAGATGGCTTCGGTAATCATTATTTTATGGATGATGCGAATGTGCCAAGCCTCTTGTCTCTGCCTTACCTGGGCGCAGTAGATGCATCTGATCCTATTTATAAAAACACAAGAAAATTTGTGCTTTCGGAGAGCAACCCTTTTTACTTTAAAGGAAGTGCGGCAGCAGGAATTGGCGGTCCGCACGTGGGGCAGGATATGATCTGGCCCATGGCTATTACCATGAGAGCGCTAACTAGCCAGGACCAACAGGAGGTGAGAGAATGCATTGAAGTGCTGAAAAGAACCCATGCAGGCACCGGCTTTATGCACGAATCTTTTCATAAAGACGATCCTAAAAACTTCACCCGCTCCTGGTTCGCCTGGGCAAATACCCTTTTTGGCGAGTTGCTGTGGAAAACTTATTCTGAAAATCCAAAGCTGTTGAGCTAG
- a CDS encoding type II toxin-antitoxin system HigA family antitoxin — protein MNIHLIHNEAEYQAALKQIRALWDAPEGTPENETLEMLSLVVKKYEEEHYPIEEPDPIEYIKIRMEELGLNQEDLVPYMGDKGNVSKVLNRKRSLSLDMIRKLHKGLRFPLEVLIAEPAL, from the coding sequence ATGAATATTCACTTAATACATAACGAAGCCGAGTATCAGGCAGCCCTCAAACAAATCAGAGCGCTGTGGGATGCTCCTGAAGGAACCCCGGAGAATGAGACGCTGGAGATGCTGTCTCTTGTAGTTAAAAAGTATGAGGAGGAGCACTATCCTATCGAGGAGCCGGATCCAATTGAGTACATTAAAATCCGCATGGAAGAACTTGGTTTGAACCAGGAGGACCTGGTGCCTTATATGGGAGACAAGGGAAACGTATCCAAAGTGCTGAACAGAAAGCGAAGCCTGTCACTCGATATGATTCGCAAGCTGCACAAGGGGTTAAGATTCCCGCTCGAAGTACTGATAGCAGAACCAGCGCTATAA
- a CDS encoding ATP-binding protein: MSEQHNIEYKQSWHDDYLKGICGFANAQGGTIFIGRDDNGSVVHLQESKSLMESIPQKVRNQLGILVEVNLHQENGSHYIEIITLPYSVAVSLRGRYYYRSGSTTTELTGHSLTEFLLRRAGKTWDDVTEPAATLEDIDTASVDKFLGDALKAGRLPDVSGLSVGDLLEKLRLSEKGQLKRAAVILFGKDPGRFYPNMVVKMGRFGKDDADLKFQEVVEGNLISLMTEVTANLNHKFFTKSVDFEGLQRVERDEYPVAAIREMLLNALVHRNYMGSSVQIRMYDDSFSIWNEGSLPEGLSLDALKRQHPSRPRNPVIADVCFKGGYIDSWGRGTIKILEACKEAGLPEPDMQELDGGFLIILYKNRLAEEQLAKAGLNDRQLKAVAYVKEHGSINNSIYQTINSVGKTTATEELQQLVDMAIFSHTGMGRGSKYEWAGIGR; the protein is encoded by the coding sequence ATGTCCGAACAACATAATATTGAGTACAAGCAGAGTTGGCACGACGATTATCTCAAAGGGATATGTGGCTTTGCCAATGCACAAGGAGGCACCATTTTCATCGGTAGGGACGATAATGGCAGTGTGGTGCACCTACAGGAATCAAAGTCCCTGATGGAAAGCATCCCACAAAAGGTGAGAAATCAACTGGGTATCTTGGTGGAGGTCAACCTTCACCAAGAAAACGGGAGCCACTACATAGAAATCATCACACTGCCCTACTCTGTCGCTGTCTCCCTGCGCGGCAGGTATTACTACCGTAGCGGCAGCACTACAACAGAACTCACGGGTCACTCCCTGACGGAGTTCCTGCTGAGGAGGGCTGGCAAAACCTGGGATGATGTGACAGAGCCCGCTGCCACCCTAGAGGATATAGACACTGCAAGCGTTGATAAGTTCTTGGGTGATGCTCTGAAAGCCGGGCGTCTGCCGGACGTATCCGGCCTGAGCGTGGGAGATCTGCTTGAAAAACTCCGGCTCTCCGAGAAAGGGCAGCTCAAGCGAGCAGCCGTCATCCTATTCGGTAAAGACCCCGGGCGGTTCTATCCCAATATGGTGGTGAAGATGGGTCGGTTTGGCAAGGACGACGCGGACCTTAAGTTTCAGGAGGTGGTTGAAGGCAATCTTATTTCGTTGATGACAGAGGTAACCGCCAACTTGAACCACAAGTTCTTCACCAAGTCTGTTGATTTTGAAGGCCTGCAGCGTGTTGAGCGGGATGAGTACCCGGTCGCGGCCATTCGTGAGATGCTTCTCAACGCTTTGGTGCATCGGAACTACATGGGCAGCAGCGTACAGATCAGGATGTATGATGACAGTTTCAGTATCTGGAACGAAGGCTCCCTCCCTGAAGGCTTATCTCTTGATGCTCTCAAAAGGCAGCATCCTTCCCGGCCGCGAAATCCTGTCATTGCGGACGTCTGCTTCAAAGGAGGCTATATCGATTCCTGGGGCAGGGGCACCATTAAAATTCTGGAGGCCTGCAAAGAAGCCGGCTTACCCGAGCCGGATATGCAGGAGCTGGACGGTGGCTTTCTGATCATACTCTACAAGAACCGACTCGCTGAGGAACAGCTTGCAAAGGCTGGGCTCAACGACAGGCAACTGAAGGCAGTGGCTTATGTAAAGGAACACGGCAGCATCAATAACTCCATTTATCAAACTATTAACAGTGTTGGTAAGACCACGGCCACCGAGGAGCTGCAGCAGCTTGTTGATATGGCCATTTTCAGCCACACGGGCATGGGTCGTGGCTCAAAATATGAGTGGGCCGGAATTGGCCGCTAA
- a CDS encoding histidine kinase dimerization/phospho-acceptor domain-containing protein, which translates to MIPITNFIRSDFKAIHPYTGIQLIKGELADKGAMVVLEEDTQAFIGLLTPLDLVRKPHLLVVDCLSSKPLLKPDSRLGEALGLMQETRQEVLAVVNNEEMKGLVFKNDLVQYLSTQKAWLERKRLEELNIIAHQQVEIEKALKIEKALYHSTKSARILLSTDGTILFLNKIAFESCTDAHRKLLAPGANLRDVAREIPHLVGNDFEGDFNRALQGKHMRMEHEAAAGDTKRWFKIEYNPVTVEQGLLGVSIVATDIHERKQNELLLDRHSQLLQELIYTQSHVLRRPVANILGLVNLISRKALLLEENKVFLDLLEASTRELDEIIKDIVNKASQLE; encoded by the coding sequence ATGATACCTATTACTAACTTTATCAGGAGCGATTTTAAAGCCATACACCCTTATACCGGAATCCAGCTTATCAAAGGGGAACTGGCCGACAAGGGCGCCATGGTAGTACTGGAAGAAGATACACAGGCTTTTATAGGGCTTCTAACGCCCCTCGACCTAGTCCGTAAGCCGCACCTCCTGGTAGTAGACTGTCTTTCCTCTAAGCCATTACTAAAACCGGATAGCCGATTAGGAGAAGCACTGGGGCTGATGCAGGAAACCCGGCAAGAGGTGTTAGCTGTGGTTAACAACGAAGAAATGAAAGGGCTTGTCTTTAAAAATGATCTGGTACAATACCTTTCTACCCAAAAGGCCTGGCTGGAACGAAAGCGCCTGGAAGAGCTAAACATCATTGCACACCAGCAGGTAGAGATAGAAAAAGCTCTAAAAATAGAGAAGGCACTTTATCACAGCACCAAGTCTGCCCGGATTTTGCTGTCAACAGACGGGACAATCCTGTTTTTAAATAAGATAGCTTTTGAGAGTTGTACCGACGCGCACCGGAAATTGCTAGCGCCAGGAGCCAACTTAAGGGATGTAGCCAGAGAGATTCCTCATTTGGTTGGCAACGACTTTGAAGGAGACTTTAACAGGGCTCTGCAAGGAAAACATATGCGTATGGAGCACGAAGCGGCTGCAGGAGACACAAAGAGATGGTTTAAGATTGAGTACAATCCTGTTACGGTGGAGCAGGGCCTGTTAGGCGTTTCTATTGTGGCAACGGACATTCATGAGCGGAAACAGAATGAGCTTCTACTGGACAGGCATAGCCAGCTATTGCAAGAACTGATCTACACCCAATCTCACGTATTGCGGCGCCCTGTCGCTAATATCCTGGGATTAGTGAACCTCATTTCCAGAAAAGCACTCCTTCTTGAGGAGAACAAGGTCTTTTTAGACTTACTGGAGGCTTCCACCAGGGAACTGGATGAGATCATCAAAGACATTGTGAACAAGGCTTCCCAGTTGGAGTAG
- a CDS encoding two-component system response regulator, whose product MFLYETVWLIDDDPVSNFLTEFVLEENQFSRQLVTFTAVKDALLSLDKAIAGNATAFPDVIFLDINMPEMNGWDFLDAFGLLPKQCVVYVLSTSTYEDDIRRARESKQVAAYIHKPLSHEELDRIRKPYHIQLNR is encoded by the coding sequence ATGTTCTTGTATGAAACAGTTTGGTTGATTGATGATGATCCGGTATCGAATTTCCTAACTGAATTCGTTCTCGAGGAAAATCAATTCAGCCGCCAGCTAGTAACTTTCACGGCTGTGAAAGATGCCCTATTGTCTTTAGATAAAGCCATTGCCGGAAACGCCACAGCTTTTCCTGATGTCATATTTCTTGACATCAACATGCCTGAGATGAATGGCTGGGACTTTTTGGATGCCTTTGGCTTGCTGCCAAAGCAATGTGTGGTATATGTGCTTTCCACCTCTACCTATGAAGATGATATAAGGCGGGCCAGAGAATCCAAACAAGTTGCCGCTTACATTCATAAACCCCTCTCCCATGAGGAACTCGACCGGATCAGAAAGCCATACCATATTCAACTCAACAGGTAA